A stretch of the Vagococcus xieshaowenii genome encodes the following:
- a CDS encoding QueT transporter family protein, translating into MNESREGARRQFNTKEIATIGVVTGLYVVITLFLSVISFGALQLRLAEMFNYLSLYNKKYVWAVTLGVAIANIFSPLGVIDVAVGSVCTFLVLQFNLFITRNMTSMPLKLAVTAVIFAISMFTVSGQLTIMYQAPFFINWLAIGLGELFSMTVGGVLIHWISKKIDLTK; encoded by the coding sequence ATGAATGAATCAAGAGAAGGCGCACGTCGTCAATTCAACACGAAAGAAATTGCCACAATCGGCGTAGTCACAGGATTATATGTCGTGATTACCTTATTTTTGTCGGTCATAAGTTTTGGTGCGTTGCAATTACGGTTGGCAGAAATGTTTAATTATTTATCTTTGTACAACAAAAAATATGTATGGGCAGTGACACTTGGTGTGGCAATAGCTAACATCTTCTCGCCATTAGGAGTGATTGATGTTGCGGTAGGAAGTGTTTGCACGTTTTTAGTCCTACAATTTAATTTATTTATTACAAGAAATATGACGTCAATGCCACTAAAGTTAGCGGTGACGGCTGTTATATTTGCTATTTCCATGTTTACGGTTTCCGGCCAATTAACCATTATGTATCAGGCACCATTTTTTATTAACTGGTTAGCAATTGGCCTAGGAGAATTATTCTCAATGACAGTAGGTGGTGTCTTAATCCACTGGATCTCAAAAAAAATAGATTTAACTAAATAA
- a CDS encoding MarR family winged helix-turn-helix transcriptional regulator encodes MENEKLVELFFEINRLNRRYTEKKYGNLTPMRGQYRCLLALDNRGTLSQKELAEVLQIRSTSAGELIAKLEQKGYVSKKVSPNDKRVSIISLTEEGRIQAELVKKKRIEAHKEMVSILEEDEKENFYQILSKIERYYLEMEEELFE; translated from the coding sequence ATGGAGAATGAAAAATTAGTAGAGTTGTTTTTTGAAATTAACCGATTAAATCGTCGTTATACAGAAAAGAAATACGGGAATTTGACCCCTATGCGAGGGCAGTACCGTTGTTTATTAGCCTTAGATAATAGAGGAACACTTAGCCAAAAAGAACTAGCAGAAGTTTTACAAATTCGTTCAACCTCGGCAGGAGAATTAATTGCTAAATTAGAACAAAAAGGCTATGTTTCTAAAAAAGTATCACCAAATGACAAACGTGTGAGTATTATTTCTTTAACAGAAGAAGGACGTATTCAAGCTGAACTGGTGAAGAAAAAGAGAATAGAAGCACATAAAGAAATGGTCTCAATTCTTGAAGAAGATGAGAAAGAAAATTTTTATCAGATTTTATCAAAAATAGAACGGTATTATCTGGAGATGGAGGAAGAATTGTTTGAATAA